In Osmerus eperlanus chromosome 4, fOsmEpe2.1, whole genome shotgun sequence, the sequence GTGACGGCCATGCACAAGGTCTTTGACTGGGCTGGAACAAGCAGGCGCGGGTAAGGATTCCTCTTCTTTACTCAGCACTGCCCTTTGTCGCAGGGTTCATCGGTGAAGGTTTAAGACACAGATGGTTAATCTTAGATGTTGGTGTCATCTGGGGCTACTTGGTAAGATACAGgtgaataaaaaatgttttaaagtaGATCATTGGTATGACTCCCATCTCTCAACGGGATAACATGTGCCTCATTATTAGACTTTGTTCTTTAATGTCTCGTAGTAACTGCTGTGACGTTTACAACAAataactctttctctccttcgtcCTCTTTATCATCGTTAGCGTCCTGCTGTTCGTAGATGAAGCCGATGCATTCCTGCGTAAACGATCCACTGTGAGTTCAACGACAGTTGGCAGTTTGTGTTTACAGCTAACAGTTAGCTAATTTGCTCATACATTATTTATTTGCTGTTTTATATTTCTGCTGCTTTAGGCTCAGCCTCCGTTGCTATCTACATCATTATAattgtttttgggggggggcttCCAGGAGAAAATCAGCGAGGACCTCAGAGCCACCTTGAACGCATTCCTTTACCGCACTGGAGAACAGAGTAACAAGTTAGTAACAGCCCTCGTCTCTGTATTATTCAATATGCGCCGTCAAGCGTGAAAAGCTTTGACTGAGAAGGTCATTGACTTCCTTTTAAATAATCCTATTTTACCTCTCCAGGTTTATGCTGGTGTTGGCGAGTAACCAGCCGGAGCAGTTTGACTGGGCAATAAACGACCGTATTGATGAGATTGTAAACTTCGCCCTCCCtggactggaggagagggagagactggtccGTCTGTACTTTGACAGATTTGTACTGGGGCCAGCCACTGTAGGCAGACAGTGAGTATACTCCTGTGTTCTGAGGTCTGGAGTTCCTCTTTGAGATTCCCTCTTTTCACGTGATTGTTAGGAGCCAAAATCTGAATTCCACAGAGGCTACTTTGATAATACAAGCCCCATTAATGTGACTTGTTCAAAGTTGTGATTTGAAAGTCAAGAAATATCCCCGTTATACAGGTGTTAAGCGAGACTTGTCAACAGTGGGTTGCAGTAAACAAACAGGGTGTGGATTGTCTTTGAACGCCAGTCTGATGCAGAGCTTGCCGTGTTTGATCTGCTCTACAGGAGGTTGAAGTTGGCCCAGTTTGATTACGGACAGAAGTGTTCTGACATTGCGTCGCGTGCCGTGGGCATGTCTGGACGTGAGATTTCCAAGCTGGGCGTGGCCTGGCAGGTGAGCGCACAAGACCTATGACTTTTTCTTACCTTTGACCCTTAATAAAACACGTTCTGAAAGAAAATCTGTGTatataaaaaaatctaaataccACAAGGTaacttctcttccccctcttctccgTAAGGCTGCTGCATACTCTTCAGAAGACGGTGTCTTGACCGAAGCCATGATCGATTCTAGAGTCGAAGATGCCATCAAGCAACACGCCCAGAAAATGGACTGGCTGCATATGGAAGGCGGTGGCGAAAGTAGCAAAACCGGCATTGTGATCCCCAAGGGAGAGGGCGCCATTGGCTTCACGGCTGTTCAGGAAGCCGCTCCGCTGGCCCAAGCTGCCGTCCCATTGGCCCAGGCTTCAGCCCCGCTCATCCAGGAAGTGCTCCCAGTAGTGGAGGCGATGATCTCCAGCGCCCAGGCAGCAGCGGCAGCTGAGCCGGCACAGGAGGTCCAGGCAGCAGCCATCATTGAAGAGGCAGCCGCCCTGGTTAGAGAagctgctgctcctgctgtgGCCGAGGCCGCGGCACAGGCTGAGGTGGTCGAGACCGTCGTGGAGACGGCGTCTGCCGCCCCGTTGGTCCAGGAGTTGGAGGCCGTAAAGGTAGTGCCAGAGGAGCCTGCGGCTGAATCTGCTGTCCAGGAGGCCGTGGTGCCTGAAGTGAagctggtggaggtggatgtgacggccgaggtcagggaggctGAAACACTGGTAGATGCGGCCCCCATCATCAAAGATGAGACAACTGTCACTCCAGCTGCCCAGGAGATGGAGGCCACAGCAGTAACCAAGGAGGCTGATGCCGTTGTCGCTGAGGCAGAGGCCacagctcctgctgctgctcaggAGGTTGCCACAGAGTCGGAAACCACCGTCACCGAAGCAACCGAGGTTGCCAAGGAGGCTGAGGTCATAATTGCCGATGTTGCTAAGGAAGCTGAAGCTGTGACAGCAGAAGTTACAAAAGAGGCTGAGCCAATAGTAGCTGAGGTTGCAAAGGAGGCTGAGCCAATAGTAGCTGACGTTGCAAAGGAGTCTGAGACAGTAGCAGCTGAGGTTGTAAAAGAGGCTGAGCCAATAGCAGCTGAGGTTGTAAAAGAGGCTGAGCCAATAGCAACTGAGGTTGTAAAAGAGGCTGAGCCAATAGTAGCTGAGGTTGTAAAAGACGCTGAGCCAATAGTAGCTGAGGCCGCAAAGGAGGCTGAGCCAATAGCATCTGAGGTTGCAAAGGAGGCTGAGCCAATAGCAGCTGAGGTTGTAAAGGAGGCTGAGCCAATAGCAACTGAGGTTGTAAAAGAGGCTGAGCCAATAGTAGCTGAGGTTGCAAAGGAGGCTGAGCCAATAGCAGCTGGGGTTGTAAAGGAGGCTGAGCCAATAGCAGCTGAGGTTGCAAAGGAGGCTGAGCCAATAGTAGCTGAGGTTGTAAAAGAGGCTGAGCCAATAGCAACTGAGGTTGCAAAGGAGGCTGAGCCAATAGCAGCTGAGGCAGCAAAGGAGGCTGAGCCAATAGTGGCTGAGGTTGTAAAAGAGGCTGAGCCAACAGCAGCTGAGGTTGTAAAAGAGGCTGAGCCAATAGCAGCTGAGGTTGTAAAGGAGGCTGAGCCAATAGTAGCTGAGGTTGTAAAAGAGGCTGAGCCAATAGCAACTGAGGTTGCAAAGGAGGCTGAGCCAATAGCAGCTGAGGTTGCAAAGGAGGCTGAGCCAATAGTAGCTGAGGTTGTAAAAGAGGCTGAGCCAATAGCAACTGAGGTTGCAAAGGAGGCTGAACCAATAGCAGCTGAGGTTGCAAAGGAGGCTGAGCCAATAACAGCTGAGGTTGCTAAAGAGTCAGAAGCCCCCGTAACCCCGGAGACTGAGGCCACAGCAGCCCCCGTAACCCCGGAGACAGAGGCCGCAGCAGCCCCCGTAACCTCGGAGACAGAGGCCGCAGCAGCCCCCGTAACCCCGGAGACAGAGGCCACAGCAGCCCCCGTAACCCCGGAGACAGAGGCCGCTGCTTCTAAGGTTGACACACTGTCCTTGGCAACGACAGTTTCAGAAtcatctgattctgattctgattctgaaactgTCGTTGCCAAGGACTCTGAGGCTACTGAAACTACAGCCACCAAGGACTCTGTTGCCACAGCAACTCCTGCCTCTCAGGAGGCAGACAGCAGCAACGCTGACAAATCTGCTGCTAAAGATGAGGGTGGGGATGACCCAGACAAACCAAAAGATCCCCCGAAGAAATGGTTTAAATAGTGAAACCGATGAAGCTATGGGTcagggagaaagaaaatgaattaaGAATCAAGAAGATGTACTGTTTTGATGGATTGTCTGTCATTGTGATTAAAGGGCTTTTGATGTTGGTATCAGCTTGTGCCTTATTGCACTTTTCAGACCTTGTATTGAAGTTgggcaaaaaaatatatgctaaTGGATTTGGAGGCGtcaaggaaaagaggagagattgACCTTCAGGGCTGCTCAAGTGCATATAGCTCTCTCATGTCAAACGATTGTGGCTATCTTTACATACCAACATATAATTTGACCCATTATATTACATGGTTTGCCTCTAAAATGGACAATTTCCCTGCCAGTTAAAGATGAATACCATACCATGAGTCCTGTTCTGAGATAACCCCCTCACAATGTCTAACAAGCACTGCATTTCTACAGAGAGCCTACACACACTGATGTTGAGGGAATGACACATTCAAACGTTAGGGGTCACTGTTGTGCTTCAATGGCACTTTTAATAAAACAGACATTTCATCCTCACAACAGCAATGTCTggacacagagggggaggggggaccgaGCGAGGGTTCCCTCTACTGATAGGCTGGTTGCTTCTGATAAGGATGAGGGAATTGGATCTAGCAAATCGGGAAGTGCTATTGGACATGATATTGGGAAGACGAGGGAAGCACTGAATGGTCTCTGTCTTATCTTGGCTGGCATCAATTTCTCCTCTCATTTCTCATAAAACTATATTATAACACAGCACAGAGAACCCAGACCACAAGCATaggctcccctccccctcatatATATACAAGtaaaattaatacattcatttaaTTCACTAAGTAACAAAGCTAGTTAATCTGTGTTTTTTTGTCGCAGAAATCACACGGTTCATTTCCAGTCATCTGCCTTATCTTAACGTTCTGTTTTTCTCCATACAGTCCAGCAGGTTTACTCTTGACACacaatccctcccccccccttcctcacacCCTTTTAAATCCCACACCCATATATTTATAACTATTTACAGAAGCAGCAACCTATTCATCCAATCACAAAAAGCCCCCTTTCTAACAAGTCAAATACACTCCAACCCAAACATAAAAAAAGATATAATCATGGCACCCGATTCTCTCCACCCATTTCATACACTGTTACCCTGTTCTAAAAGAGCATGCCAAGTTTCAACAATGAACACATAAAATTTCTATACAGAAAACACccttaaaaactttttttcccctccgtCAATAGTGGACATACGACAATATTTCAGTGGCAACTATCATGTTCTTCTTTCTCTGCTTGAGTTGTGGGTTGGTTGTTTTCTGACTTTCGTCAGTCAGGTCGTCGTAAGAAAGTTCCAtcttggggtgggggtggtggagggggtgtgttaTGAACAGTGACAGGGCAGTTTTCAAGGGTCTCTGAGGCAGCAGTTGGCCATGGGGCAGTTTGGGGtaaggagtgggggaggaggaggtggttggGGGTCTTGTTTAAAAGTCAGAGGTGGCGGGGGCTGGGGTGGCCGTTGTGGTAGAGCTTCTGCTTGATGTGGACCATGTTACCGCTGGAGTCTTCCAACTGTCTGAGCTGGGCACGGCGACGAAGGTCTCGAAGGTTGCAGAACTGGGGCAGCCACGACCAGGAAGGGGTGtctgggagagtggagagaggagggagagtaaagagaggggggagagtagaCGGGGGAGAGtagacagagaagggggagacagaggggagagtgggggggggggacatatgAGATCAGTGAGGCAAAGTTATCAAAACATAAACAATATTTATTGCCTGAATCTCTATCGACTAGTTATAAATTAGATGACAGTAGAAAAAAACACAATGCTGTATTTACAACTATTATGCCTAATACATACATTTTGGGTGTGTAATACAGAGTTTTGTAAtttaatatgttttttttctgtatcACAAAATTCCTGCCAAATCTGTGAAGTGAGAAAAGTGAGTAAAACACGTCAGTAAATGGAGAGTGGAAGCTTCTGGGTAGGGGCATTACGCTATTGGATGAGCTGAGAATCAATCTATTAGAGTGCATTCAATGCCCAAGTAAACTTCAGACCCATACTACTCTGTAATAAATGTCCTTTGTTGATGCTCTTATCTTTGTATTGATCATGTTTCTTGTACACTATACGGTAATTTACCTGTGCATGCAGTCGTTATGTAGATCAGGTTTTTAATTAAAATAGGCTCATCTCAATTGGACTAACCTGGTGAAATAAAGGTTGGatctatataaaatatataatcataaacatataataataataataataaaaccatATGCATGTGTGACACAGTGAATAACACAGTGAACAACCTTTATCATTCCAACCACTCAGGCCATACCAGCCTGTGTAGTGCTTCTTCCAAACTGTAACGTGCGacgcagtgtgtgtttgaatagaAGTGCAGGGATTTGTCTGTGTCAGACTGGAACGTAGCTGGCAAAGCAAGGCCCACTGAGACAGCAAGGGAAGGAGGGCGGGTCCCAGACTGCGAACCCACTAGCAAATGGCCCTGCTAGAcgttggagggggagggaggactgggggaagaGGCAggtggcggggagggggggagggagggggagggaggggggaattaTTTATAGCTGTGAATGGGTATGCAATCCACAAGGACTGTTCTGAAGGGTATccaaaggaaaagagaaaacgAGACAAGTTCCTCTTCTCATTTGAATAAAAGGATGGAAAGATGGAGATGGAGTCAGGAGAAAAATTAAAATGGTAATGTAATGCGGAAAGTGGGGAGAGGGCATAAATGTAAAGGTCTTTTGTGGAGGCAGGAAGGGAGAAATGGTTATGCCAAGTCATCATTTTACCCCTTTTTTGTTATCTctttgtttttctattttgttATACTAAATGTATTTCCAAAAGAAGACATGGGTGCCAGAGGACAAATGCATCAGATATTCATGGcaatatacaaataaaaaaacgaCCACATCTTCACCACTGAGAGGCTGTGTAAAGAAAATAGATTGGGGAGTAGATTCAATAACTGAATGGAGGGGAAGAGGCTGGGGCTATAGATGGaattacaaaaagaaaaaaagaatcaaTGTGCACCTCAatgatgtgtgtatatgtgtgtgtgtgtatatgtgtgtatttaagCGAACATGTTTCTCCCCTCGCCCGCCATTCCAGCTGCTCCCTCTCATTCTATTTATagctcagaggagagagaacgtgtgtgtgtgtgtgtgtgtgtgtgagagagagagagagagagagagagagagagagagagagagagagagagagagagagcgtaggtgggggtggggatgtgACAGTATCtccaacaccacccccacccacgtCTCGCTCCGTCAGCCTCACCTTCACTCCCCATCTCAGGCAGGCTAAACGACTCTGACCCACCATCAACGTCACAGCCAAACACACCATCAGAGGGGCATTCCCTGCATTCTCTAGGATTCCAGTGCTTAGAAACAGCTATAACCATCACTCAACTGCTAGAGGTAATGCATATGGATGTAGGCTTTCAACCGGTAATTTTGGTGGTACGTACGTGTGGTACGTAATGTGCTGACGCCTCACCAGAGATGGTGTATTGACTCACTGCTGCACTGCTATACTGTATATTTGCGTCTACATACTGCCAATACAAGGGCTGACATCAGAGATTTTTTTGTGTGGTTGAAATTTAAGCTCCATGCTCTCTATTCAATGCCGACTTAGAAGCAAGATAAATGGAACACATCTTTTTCACTGTAAAGTAAAAGGAGCTCTCCAAATCAACCCACCCCAGCATTGTGGTGATTTTAATGGAAGTAATTGGTTATTAATATAACTTGACACCTACTAGAGAGATGCACTTAGCTGTGGGGAACATTTTAAGGAGCTCCTCTGGGTTGCCAGAACATATAGGTCATAGACTCTATATGACATAGAGCCTACGTTAGCACCGACAACTAAAGGTACTATACGGAACCCTTGTCAGGCCTGAAAGATCTGGAACTCTTCACAATTCAGGAATTCGTCTAGTGTTCTAAATTCTAAAATGGTTTAAGAAAcagcagcttttttttttgggaGTGTGTTAATAGCTCCAGGCAAAATCCAAATGTATAGGTCTTATTTTAGACAGGTACACAAGAGAAAACTGATGTTTATGGAATATTCAAACACATACATAAGGGTAAAATACTGGAGAAGATGAATAGGATGATTCTCAGTGGCACGATCATGGTCATCGATGCGTATCTTTCCAATGTACAGAAACATATAGCTGTCCTGGCGAATGTTTTACAGAAACCATTTCTGAGTTTCTTAATATTCTATATTTCGCCTACGTGGTTGCACAGTTATCGATGTGTCCTGCACTATGTCTCTCACTGGTTCAGTAATTCCAATCTGAAACCTTAGCACAACTGCCAAGTATACTACACAATACAGCGGGCATCCTCTGCATTGAAACATTTCTCTTTGTAATATAAACAGGAGCCCAACCGCTTTATCAATACAACATTTTCTTTGGCGTGggtggcagggggagggggggggggtggtgggcgtGGCGGTTTCTTTCAATTTTCTTACACCTTTCCATAAATGTGACTTGGTAGTGGACTTATCACTGCACTGTACCACACATAGTACAGCCATTTTGCTGTTTATCGAACCAGAGCACCACCATGCTAGTGAGCTGGTTGACTCACCATAGTAACGGCTGGCCCTCCAGGCCCTGACGGCACAGTGCAGCACCCCGTCCAGCCACAGCAGGAGCCAGCTGATGCAGAACCccagcagcaggcccagcatcaAGTCCATCTCCTGCTTGGTCACGCTGTCACTGACGAAGTAGTTCTCTGACGAGTCCACCAGAGAGTGGTCGCCATCGTATGGGATCACGTAGTGGACGTGGTGCCTGtggaaagatggaggggagtcaggtggctgagcggtgagggagtcgggctagtaatcagaaggttgccagttcgattcccggctgtgcaaaatgacgttgtgtccttgggc encodes:
- the LOC134019304 gene encoding uncharacterized protein LOC134019304 isoform X17 yields the protein MSWLFGWRKGSGTPPADDQTASTPAEGGSGGSGGDKPKDKWSNFDPTGLERAAKAARELDKSRHAKEALDLARMQEQSVQLEHQSKVKEYEAALEQLKGEQIRLQGEERRKTLNEETKQNQARAQYQDKLARQRYDDQLRQQQILNEENLRKQEESVMKQEAMRKATIEHEMDLRHKNELLRVEAEAKARAKVERENADLIREQIRLKAAEHRQTVLESIKTAGAVFGEGFMAFVSDWDKLTATVAGFTLLAVGVYSARNATGVAGRYIEARLGKPSLVRETSRITVGEAIKHPIKTTKRLRSRPQDALEGVVLSPSLEERVRDIAIATRNTRQNKGLYRNILMYGPPGTGKTLFAKKLALHSGMDYAIMTGGDVAPMGRDGVTAMHKVFDWAGTSRRGVLLFVDEADAFLRKRSTEKISEDLRATLNAFLYRTGEQSNKFMLVLASNQPEQFDWAINDRIDEIVNFALPGLEERERLVRLYFDRFVLGPATVGRQRLKLAQFDYGQKCSDIASRAVGMSGREISKLGVAWQAAAYSSEDGVLTEAMIDSRVEDAIKQHAQKMDWLHMEGGGESSKTGIVIPKGEGAIGFTAVQEAAPLAQAAVPLAQASAPLIQEVLPVVEAMISSAQAAAAAEPAQEVQAAAIIEEAAALVREAAAPAVAEAAAQAEVVETVVETASAAPLVQELEAVKVVPEEPAAESAVQEAVVPEVKLVEVDVTAEVREAETLVDAAPIIKDETTVTPAAQEMEATAVTKEADAVVAEAEATAPAAAQEVATESETTVTEATEVAKEAEVIIADVAKEAEAVTAEVTKEAEPIVAEVAKEAEPIVADVVKEAEPIAAEVVKEAEPIATEVVKEAEPIVAEVVKDAEPIVAEAAKEAEPIASEVAKEAEPIAAEVVKEAEPIATEVVKEAEPIVAEVAKEAEPIAAGVAKEAEPIVAEVAKEAEPIAAEAAKEAEPIVAEVVKEAEPTAAEVVKEAEPIAAEVVKEAEPIVAEVVKEAEPIATEVAKEAEPIAAEVAKEAEPIVAEVVKEAEPIATEVAKEAEPIAAEVAKEAEPITAEVAKESEAPVTPETEATAAPVTPETEAAAAPVTSETEAAAAPVTPETEATAAPVTPETEAAASKVDTLSVVAKDSEATETTATKDSVATATPASQEADSSNADKSAAKDEGGDDPDKPKDPPKKWFK
- the LOC134019304 gene encoding ATPase family AAA domain-containing protein 3-A-like isoform X35; translation: MSWLFGWRKGSGTPPADDQTASTPAEGGSGGSGGDKPKDKWSNFDPTGLERAAKAARELDKSRHAKEALDLARMQEQSVQLEHQSKVKEYEAALEQLKGEQIRLQGEERRKTLNEETKQNQARAQYQDKLARQRYDDQLRQQQILNEENLRKQEESVMKQEAMRKATIEHEMDLRHKNELLRVEAEAKARAKVERENADLIREQIRLKAAEHRQTVLESIKTAGAVFGEGFMAFVSDWDKLTATVAGFTLLAVGVYSARNATGVAGRYIEARLGKPSLVRETSRITVGEAIKHPIKTTKRLRSRPQDALEGVVLSPSLEERVRDIAIATRNTRQNKGLYRNILMYGPPGTGKTLFAKKLALHSGMDYAIMTGGDVAPMGRDGVTAMHKVFDWAGTSRRGVLLFVDEADAFLRKRSTEKISEDLRATLNAFLYRTGEQSNKFMLVLASNQPEQFDWAINDRIDEIVNFALPGLEERERLVRLYFDRFVLGPATVGRQRLKLAQFDYGQKCSDIASRAVGMSGREISKLGVAWQAAAYSSEDGVLTEAMIDSRVEDAIKQHAQKMDWLHMEGGGESSKTGIVIPKGEGAIGFTAVQEAAPLAQAAVPLAQASAPLIQEVLPVVEAMISSAQAAAAAEPAQEVQAAAIIEEAAALVREAAAPAVAEAAAQAEVVETVVETASAAPLVQELEAVKVVPEEPAAESAVQEAVVPEVKLVEVDVTAEVREAETLVDAAPIIKDETTVTPAAQEMEATAVTKEADAVVAEAEATAPAAAQEVATESETTVTEATEVAKEAEVIIADVAKEAEAVTAEVTKEAEPIVAEVAKEAEPIVADVVKEAEPIAAEVVKEAEPIATEVVKEAEPIVAEVVKDAEPIVAEAAKEAEPIASEVAKEAEPIAAEVVKEAEPIATEVVKEAEPIVAEVAKEAEPIAAGVAKEAEPIVAEVVKEAEPIAAEVVKEAEPIVAEVVKEAEPIATEVAKEAEPIAAEVAKEAEPIVAEVVKEAEPIATEVAKEAEPIAAEVAKEAEPITAEVAKESEAPVTPETEATAAPVTPETEAAAAPVTSETEAAAAPVTPETEATAAPVTPETEAAASKVDTLSVVAKDSEATETTATKDSVATATPASQEADSSNADKSAAKDEGGDDPDKPKDPPKKWFK
- the LOC134019304 gene encoding ATPase family AAA domain-containing protein 3-like isoform X43 → MSWLFGWRKGSGTPPADDQTASTPAEGGSGGSGGDKPKDKWSNFDPTGLERAAKAARELDKSRHAKEALDLARMQEQSVQLEHQSKVKEYEAALEQLKGEQIRLQGEERRKTLNEETKQNQARAQYQDKLARQRYDDQLRQQQILNEENLRKQEESVMKQEAMRKATIEHEMDLRHKNELLRVEAEAKARAKVERENADLIREQIRLKAAEHRQTVLESIKTAGAVFGEGFMAFVSDWDKLTATVAGFTLLAVGVYSARNATGVAGRYIEARLGKPSLVRETSRITVGEAIKHPIKTTKRLRSRPQDALEGVVLSPSLEERVRDIAIATRNTRQNKGLYRNILMYGPPGTGKTLFAKKLALHSGMDYAIMTGGDVAPMGRDGVTAMHKVFDWAGTSRRGVLLFVDEADAFLRKRSTEKISEDLRATLNAFLYRTGEQSNKFMLVLASNQPEQFDWAINDRIDEIVNFALPGLEERERLVRLYFDRFVLGPATVGRQRLKLAQFDYGQKCSDIASRAVGMSGREISKLGVAWQAAAYSSEDGVLTEAMIDSRVEDAIKQHAQKMDWLHMEGGGESSKTGIVIPKGEGAIGFTAVQEAAPLAQAAVPLAQASAPLIQEVLPVVEAMISSAQAAAAAEPAQEVQAAAIIEEAAALVREAAAPAVAEAAAQAEVVETVVETASAAPLVQELEAVKVVPEEPAAESAVQEAVVPEVKLVEVDVTAEVREAETLVDAAPIIKDETTVTPAAQEMEATAVTKEADAVVAEAEATAPAAAQEVATESETTVTEATEVAKEAEVIIADVAKEAEAVTAEVTKEAEPIVAEVAKEAEPIVADVAKEAEPIVAEVAKEAEPIAAEAAKEAEPIVAEVVKEAEPTAAEVVKEAEPIAAEVVKEAEPIVAEVVKEAEPIATEVAKEAEPIAAEVAKEAEPIVAEVVKEAEPIATEVAKEAEPIAAEVAKEAEPITAEVAKESEAPVTPETEATAAPVTPETEAAAAPVTSETEAAAAPVTPETEATAAPVTPETEAAASKVDTLSVVAKDSEATETTATKDSVATATPASQEADSSNADKSAAKDEGGDDPDKPKDPPKKWFK
- the LOC134019304 gene encoding uncharacterized protein LOC134019304 isoform X30, translating into MSWLFGWRKGSGTPPADDQTASTPAEGGSGGSGGDKPKDKWSNFDPTGLERAAKAARELDKSRHAKEALDLARMQEQSVQLEHQSKVKEYEAALEQLKGEQIRLQGEERRKTLNEETKQNQARAQYQDKLARQRYDDQLRQQQILNEENLRKQEESVMKQEAMRKATIEHEMDLRHKNELLRVEAEAKARAKVERENADLIREQIRLKAAEHRQTVLESIKTAGAVFGEGFMAFVSDWDKLTATVAGFTLLAVGVYSARNATGVAGRYIEARLGKPSLVRETSRITVGEAIKHPIKTTKRLRSRPQDALEGVVLSPSLEERVRDIAIATRNTRQNKGLYRNILMYGPPGTGKTLFAKKLALHSGMDYAIMTGGDVAPMGRDGVTAMHKVFDWAGTSRRGVLLFVDEADAFLRKRSTEKISEDLRATLNAFLYRTGEQSNKFMLVLASNQPEQFDWAINDRIDEIVNFALPGLEERERLVRLYFDRFVLGPATVGRQRLKLAQFDYGQKCSDIASRAVGMSGREISKLGVAWQAAAYSSEDGVLTEAMIDSRVEDAIKQHAQKMDWLHMEGGGESSKTGIVIPKGEGAIGFTAVQEAAPLAQAAVPLAQASAPLIQEVLPVVEAMISSAQAAAAAEPAQEVQAAAIIEEAAALVREAAAPAVAEAAAQAEVVETVVETASAAPLVQELEAVKVVPEEPAAESAVQEAVVPEVKLVEVDVTAEVREAETLVDAAPIIKDETTVTPAAQEMEATAVTKEADAVVAEAEATAPAAAQEVATESETTVTEATEVAKEAEVIIADVAKEAEAVTAEVTKEAEPIVAEVAKEAEPIVADVVKEAEPIAAEVVKEAEPIATEVVKEAEPIVAEVVKDAEPIVAEAAKEAEPIASEVAKEAEPIAAEVVKEAEPIATEVVKEAEPIVAEVAKEAEPIAAGVVKEAEPIAAEVAKEAEPIVAEVVKEAEPIAAEVVKEAEPIVAEVVKEAEPIATEVAKEAEPIAAEVAKEAEPIVAEVVKEAEPIATEVAKEAEPIAAEVAKEAEPITAEVAKESEAPVTPETEATAAPVTPETEAAAAPVTSETEAAAAPVTPETEATAAPVTPETEAAASKVDTLSVVAKDSEATETTATKDSVATATPASQEADSSNADKSAAKDEGGDDPDKPKDPPKKWFK
- the LOC134019304 gene encoding ATPase family AAA domain-containing protein 3-A-like isoform X36 codes for the protein MSWLFGWRKGSGTPPADDQTASTPAEGGSGGSGGDKPKDKWSNFDPTGLERAAKAARELDKSRHAKEALDLARMQEQSVQLEHQSKVKEYEAALEQLKGEQIRLQGEERRKTLNEETKQNQARAQYQDKLARQRYDDQLRQQQILNEENLRKQEESVMKQEAMRKATIEHEMDLRHKNELLRVEAEAKARAKVERENADLIREQIRLKAAEHRQTVLESIKTAGAVFGEGFMAFVSDWDKLTATVAGFTLLAVGVYSARNATGVAGRYIEARLGKPSLVRETSRITVGEAIKHPIKTTKRLRSRPQDALEGVVLSPSLEERVRDIAIATRNTRQNKGLYRNILMYGPPGTGKTLFAKKLALHSGMDYAIMTGGDVAPMGRDGVTAMHKVFDWAGTSRRGVLLFVDEADAFLRKRSTEKISEDLRATLNAFLYRTGEQSNKFMLVLASNQPEQFDWAINDRIDEIVNFALPGLEERERLVRLYFDRFVLGPATVGRQRLKLAQFDYGQKCSDIASRAVGMSGREISKLGVAWQAAAYSSEDGVLTEAMIDSRVEDAIKQHAQKMDWLHMEGGGESSKTGIVIPKGEGAIGFTAVQEAAPLAQAAVPLAQASAPLIQEVLPVVEAMISSAQAAAAAEPAQEVQAAAIIEEAAALVREAAAPAVAEAAAQAEVVETVVETASAAPLVQELEAVKVVPEEPAAESAVQEAVVPEVKLVEVDVTAEVREAETLVDAAPIIKDETTVTPAAQEMEATAVTKEADAVVAEAEATAPAAAQEVATESETTVTEATEVAKEAEVIIADVAKEAEAVTAEVTKEAEPIVAEVAKEAEPIVADVVKEAEPIAAEVVKEAEPIATEVVKEAEPIVAEVVKDAEPIVAEAAKEAEPIASEVAKEAEPIAAEVVKEAEPIATEVVKEAEPIVAEVAKEAEPIAAGVVKEAEPIAAEVAKEAEPIVAEVVKEAEPIAAEVVKEAEPIVAEVAKEAEPIAAEVAKEAEPIVAEVVKEAEPIATEVAKEAEPIAAEVAKEAEPITAEVAKESEAPVTPETEATAAPVTPETEAAAAPVTSETEAAAAPVTPETEATAAPVTPETEAAASKVDTLSVVAKDSEATETTATKDSVATATPASQEADSSNADKSAAKDEGGDDPDKPKDPPKKWFK